A stretch of DNA from Candidatus Flexicrinis affinis:
ATTCGGGCTGAACGCGATCAGCGCGGCCATCAGCGCGCCGCCCCACAGTCCGCCGACCTGCGCGCCGACTCCGTATGCCGCCGGGACGCTGAGCGCGAGCAAGAGCGCGATGGCGATGCGCTGGGTGGTGAGCAGGCGCTCGTCCGGGATGTGGCCGTTGTCGCGGTTGTACGTGTAGTCCGCGCCCCACAGCCACGGCGTGTTGAGCGATTCGGCGCTGCCGCCGGTCAGGTGATGCGCGAACCCGCCCAAGTACTTCTGCACGCGCCCGTCGAGCAGGCGCAGGCGCTCGACCATCGGGTCTTCGGTCGACAGGTCGCGCCGGACAAACTGGTCGAAGTAGTCACGGGTGGTGAAGATCAGCGTCGACTCGTCGCCATGGAACGGCACGGACGGCGCGCCTAGCAGCGTGTACGCCATCAAGGCGATGAGGTAGGCGGGGATGAGCAGTCGGCGCATGCTACGGCTCCGGGTGATCGTTCTTCCGGGCGAAAAGGATGCCGCCCGTCCGCTTCACGACAGACCACGGTACGGAATCGGACTCGAGAAGCTGCACCATAGACGGTATGTTCATTTTCTCATCGGCGATCAGGACGTAACCACCGCTGCGCACCGCGCTACAGACGCGGGCCAGTACCTTGAGACGGCTCGATTCCTCAAGCATGTGCAGCGTGCGATCAACGACCGCCACGTCGAAGGTTCCGGACGGCGCGAAGTCGCGGAGGTCGGCGACGAACCCTTCGATATTCAGTCCCTCAGCGCGGGCATCTTCGAGGAGCTGCGCGACTCCCGTTTCGGATAGATCGACACCCACGACGTGATGGCCCAGGCGGCCGATGAACAGCGCGTCACGCCCCTGACCGCAGCCGACATCCAGCACGTCGGCCCTGGTCTTGTCGTAGCGCCTGAAGAACTCGACGAACGCCTTGGTCGGTTGGCCCAACGCGTGTCGCTGCGCTCGATACAGCGCCTCGTAATCCGTCGGCATACATCCTCACTTCCACAATCGACGCCACGTGCGCCATTCTAGCCGATTCAGCCGACCGGTACGATTTCGCGGTTGGGTTGTGGGCAGTCGCCAGGTGTCGTTACAGGATATGTCCTGTCCATTGTACGACGTCGGGGCGGACCGGCGGACGCGATGTATCGCGTCCCTACCACACGGCGGGATAATCGTGTTGTCGGAACCGATTCAACGCTGACTAACGTCTGATACCTGACAACTGAGGCCCGAATCCTGAATACTGATGACTGCTACCTGGCAACTAGCTCAGGCTCAACAGCCGCCGGATCGTGAGGGCGAGGTGCAGGGCCAGCCGCGTCTCGGGCCGGTCGAGGTCGATGCTGGCGATCTCGTTGATGCGGTTCATGCGGTACAGCAGCGTGTTGCGATGCACGATCAACTGCTCGGCCGTCTGGCTCAGGTTGCCGTGGCAGTTGAAGAACGCCTCCAGCGTCTTGATCAGGTCGGCGTTCTGGCGCTGATCGTAGTCGAGCAGTGCGCCCAGTGTCGTCTGGCAGAACTGCGCCAGCATCTCGCGGTCGCTCAGGTTGAGGATGAGCTGATACACGCCGAGGTCGCCGATGAACAGCGGCGTCTCGGTCTGCAAGCGGCGGGCGAGTTCGAGCGCCTGCGACGCGTCGCGGTGGCTGACGCGCCACGAGCCGACGTCGCGGGCAAGCTGGCCGAGACCGGTCGCGACCTTGTTGTGCGGGAACTGGCGGTGGATCTCGTCGATCACTTGCCGCGCCAACTTGAGGCTGGAGTCGATCGGATGATCGCCGTTGACCGCGTGGAACACCAGCACCTGATTCTCCGGCTCGCGCAGCCACACCAGCGCCGGGGAGCGTTGGGCCGAGATCACGCTGTTGACGAGCGTTTCGAGTCGGCGCGCAGACGGCGCCTTGTCGCCCTGCCACGCCAGCAGTATCGCGATGTGCGGGAGCTGCATGTCGTGGTCGAAGCGTTCGCCCTGCTTGACCGCTTCCTGCTGGCTGACGTCACCGTTGAGCAGGCGTTCCAGGAACGTCCCGCGCAGGCGCTTTTCGGTGTCGTTGATTGCCTTGGCCTTCGCCATTTCGAGGCCGCAGGCGGCCGCGCCATGCTCGACCACCAGCGCGTCGATCTCGTCGAGGTCGGTCTCGATGCCGATGATCGACAAGTAGCCGCGGCCGATGTCATTGGTAATCACCGGCGCGACGAGGCGGGCGAGGCCGGGCAGGCTCATCGCCTGCATGACGGTCGGCGTGTCGATCTCGGTCACGCGGTGCCGATCCTGC
This window harbors:
- a CDS encoding helix-turn-helix domain-containing protein, with the translated sequence MSIEECRKLALPLETRVLAGEGLLNRPVVWASVIYPPDDPVHKQVQNGELVFVAPLESNTIRKTTDIELVRWASEAKVSALVFHEAVSPSALAEAKAYSMPVLLLPPNSRPRIVEKSVISLLVDRKGQLERRGQQIFRQLTEITARNEGLSELIEAIARLTNKAVVLQDKRLQTLVSKPHPQLVGTWDSIESFISEPKHVPVELQDRHRVTEIDTPTVMQAMSLPGLARLVAPVITNDIGRGYLSIIGIETDLDEIDALVVEHGAAACGLEMAKAKAINDTEKRLRGTFLERLLNGDVSQQEAVKQGERFDHDMQLPHIAILLAWQGDKAPSARRLETLVNSVISAQRSPALVWLREPENQVLVFHAVNGDHPIDSSLKLARQVIDEIHRQFPHNKVATGLGQLARDVGSWRVSHRDASQALELARRLQTETPLFIGDLGVYQLILNLSDREMLAQFCQTTLGALLDYDQRQNADLIKTLEAFFNCHGNLSQTAEQLIVHRNTLLYRMNRINEIASIDLDRPETRLALHLALTIRRLLSLS
- a CDS encoding class I SAM-dependent methyltransferase, whose translation is MPTDYEALYRAQRHALGQPTKAFVEFFRRYDKTRADVLDVGCGQGRDALFIGRLGHHVVGVDLSETGVAQLLEDARAEGLNIEGFVADLRDFAPSGTFDVAVVDRTLHMLEESSRLKVLARVCSAVRSGGYVLIADEKMNIPSMVQLLESDSVPWSVVKRTGGILFARKNDHPEP